In a single window of the Leisingera daeponensis DSM 23529 genome:
- a CDS encoding MarR family winged helix-turn-helix transcriptional regulator, giving the protein MTAKETAAPQAAAEASAPLPRLGEIGLENFPPYLMNRIMGRYNAALREEMAAHGLTTAKMRALAVLSVLDGLLIRDLSVYAVVEQSTLSRALDALERDGLVLRQSDPDDSRATRIVMTPKGRETHEGLWPHVAEACAQMFKGIDPEEQRAFTATLQKILRNVRVNQF; this is encoded by the coding sequence ATGACTGCAAAGGAAACCGCAGCACCGCAAGCTGCCGCGGAGGCGAGCGCCCCGCTGCCGCGGCTGGGGGAGATCGGGCTGGAAAACTTCCCGCCCTACCTGATGAACCGCATCATGGGGCGCTACAACGCGGCCCTGCGCGAGGAGATGGCGGCGCATGGGCTGACCACGGCCAAGATGCGGGCCTTGGCGGTCCTGTCGGTGCTGGACGGTCTGCTGATCCGCGACTTGTCGGTGTATGCGGTGGTGGAGCAATCCACCCTCAGCCGGGCGCTGGATGCGCTGGAGCGCGACGGGCTGGTTCTGCGCCAGTCCGATCCCGATGACAGCCGCGCCACCCGCATCGTGATGACCCCGAAGGGCCGTGAAACCCACGAGGGGCTTTGGCCGCATGTGGCGGAGGCCTGCGCGCAGATGTTCAAGGGCATCGACCCTGAGGAACAGCGCGCCTTTACCGCCACGCTGCAGAAGATCCTGCGCAACGTGCGCGTGAACCAATTCTGA
- a CDS encoding GntR family transcriptional regulator, whose amino-acid sequence MTDKRRHSWTEIRDSIRQMILDSTYGPGDKLPRDEEFAAQFGCARSTVHRAMRDLAESGVVERRRKGGTMVRRDPVTRATLNIPITRLEVEQKGSVYQYQLIRQSVQATTPAIMANFGLPEPRPMLRVEALHLADSRPYIFEDRWICLETVPEIASVDLTRDSANEWLVRNRPYSRCDLRLYARPGTNSDSEVLQSKTGDALFVMERTTWIGEDPITSLRAVAHPGYQLVTQG is encoded by the coding sequence TTGACGGACAAGCGGCGCCATTCCTGGACGGAGATCCGGGACAGCATCCGGCAGATGATCCTGGATTCGACCTACGGGCCCGGGGACAAGCTGCCGCGCGATGAAGAGTTCGCGGCCCAGTTCGGCTGTGCCCGCTCGACCGTGCACCGCGCCATGCGGGACCTGGCCGAAAGCGGAGTGGTGGAGCGGCGGCGCAAGGGCGGCACCATGGTGCGGCGCGATCCTGTCACCCGCGCGACGCTGAATATCCCGATCACCCGGCTTGAGGTCGAACAGAAAGGCAGCGTCTACCAGTATCAGCTGATCCGCCAGTCGGTGCAGGCCACAACCCCTGCCATCATGGCCAATTTCGGCCTGCCTGAGCCCCGCCCGATGCTGCGGGTCGAGGCGCTGCATCTGGCCGACAGCCGGCCCTATATTTTCGAGGATCGCTGGATCTGCCTGGAAACGGTGCCCGAGATCGCATCCGTCGACCTGACCCGCGACAGTGCAAACGAATGGCTGGTCCGCAACCGCCCCTACAGCCGCTGCGATTTGCGGCTTTACGCGCGGCCCGGCACCAATAGCGACAGCGAAGTTTTGCAGAGCAAGACCGGCGACGCCTTGTTTGTCATGGAGCGCACCACCTGGATCGGCGAGGACCCGATCACCAGCCTGCGCGCTGTGGCGCATCCAGGCTATCAGCTGGTCACGCAGGGCTGA
- a CDS encoding TRAP transporter small permease subunit yields MLRVADAMDGINRGLAMVIRWLALLMVLAQFAIVVGRYVFGVNSIAAQESVLYMHATLFMLAAGYTLLVDKHVRVDVFYAGLSPKAQRRIDIFGHLVLLLPSMAALLYWSWPSVRNSWAILEGPIAVGGLEAVFLLKSLIPAFCVLVMLQSIALLIRLFSERSPQ; encoded by the coding sequence ATGCTACGGGTTGCGGATGCGATGGACGGCATCAACCGGGGTCTGGCGATGGTGATACGCTGGCTGGCGCTGCTGATGGTGCTGGCGCAATTTGCCATCGTGGTCGGGCGCTATGTGTTCGGGGTGAACTCCATCGCCGCGCAGGAGAGCGTCCTTTATATGCACGCCACCCTGTTCATGCTGGCGGCCGGCTATACGCTGCTGGTTGATAAACATGTGCGCGTCGATGTTTTCTATGCAGGTCTCAGCCCCAAGGCCCAGCGCCGCATCGACATTTTCGGCCATCTGGTCCTGTTGCTGCCGTCGATGGCGGCGCTGCTGTACTGGTCGTGGCCGTCGGTGCGCAATTCCTGGGCCATTCTTGAAGGCCCGATTGCCGTCGGCGGCCTGGAGGCCGTCTTCCTGCTGAAATCGCTGATCCCCGCCTTCTGCGTTCTGGTCATGCTGCAATCCATCGCCCTGCTGATCCGGCTGTTCTCGGAAAGATCCCCTCAATGA
- a CDS encoding TRAP transporter large permease has translation MTEYLDLVMFAALMAAILMGFPVAFSIAGVAILFAYLGWVLGVMDISLLGALGQRAFGLLSNQVLIAIPLFVLMGAILEKSRIAEELLDTMGRLFGQLKGGLGISVVLVGALLAASTGIVGATVVAMGMIALPAMLRAGYDPRVASGIVCTAGTLGQIIPPSTLLIILADVMSNAFQQAQYEQGKFSVEALSVGQFFAAALVPGLVLVVLYLLYILAWGFLRPQDMPSAPAEMARPSRGEVVRAVVPPILLIFAVLGAILGGVATPTEAASVGAIGALLMAGLRAGGPVRLILLGAAALILLGILSGVHPIRLQRSDLSTVDFAAGLFYALLTAAGAIAVIAALRSGLKKRILHEAVTSTATMTAMIFATILAAGMFSLVFIGLGGEERVAHILGNMPGGPSGALLFCMLFIFVLGFFLDFVEISVIVLPLVTPTLILMGHDPVWLGILIAINLQTSFLTPPFGFSLFYLRGAAPEEVTTRHIYQGVVPFIGLQAVGVLLVWLIPGLATWLPAAIF, from the coding sequence ATGACGGAATATCTCGACCTGGTCATGTTCGCAGCCCTGATGGCAGCGATCCTCATGGGGTTTCCGGTGGCCTTCTCGATCGCGGGGGTCGCCATCCTGTTCGCCTATCTCGGCTGGGTCCTGGGAGTGATGGACATCTCGCTGCTGGGGGCGCTTGGCCAGCGCGCCTTCGGGCTGCTGAGCAATCAGGTTCTGATCGCCATTCCGCTGTTTGTGCTGATGGGCGCGATCCTGGAAAAAAGCCGCATCGCCGAAGAGCTGCTGGACACCATGGGGCGGCTGTTCGGCCAGCTGAAGGGCGGCCTGGGCATTTCGGTGGTGCTGGTTGGGGCGCTTTTGGCGGCCTCGACCGGCATCGTCGGCGCCACGGTGGTGGCGATGGGCATGATCGCCCTGCCCGCGATGCTGCGGGCGGGCTATGATCCGCGGGTGGCCTCCGGCATTGTCTGCACGGCCGGCACGCTGGGGCAGATCATCCCGCCCTCGACGCTGCTGATCATCCTCGCCGACGTGATGTCCAACGCATTTCAGCAGGCGCAGTACGAGCAGGGCAAGTTTTCGGTCGAGGCCCTGTCGGTGGGCCAGTTCTTTGCCGCGGCGCTGGTGCCGGGGCTGGTGCTGGTGGTGCTGTACCTTCTTTATATCCTGGCCTGGGGATTCCTGCGGCCGCAGGATATGCCTTCTGCCCCGGCAGAAATGGCCCGCCCCAGCCGCGGTGAGGTGGTTCGCGCGGTGGTGCCGCCGATCCTGCTGATCTTTGCCGTGCTGGGCGCAATCCTTGGCGGCGTTGCCACTCCGACGGAGGCGGCCTCTGTCGGGGCCATCGGCGCGCTGCTGATGGCGGGCCTGCGGGCGGGCGGACCGGTCCGGCTGATCTTGCTGGGGGCTGCGGCGCTGATCCTTCTGGGCATCCTGTCGGGCGTGCACCCCATCCGCCTGCAGCGCAGCGACCTGAGCACCGTTGATTTCGCAGCGGGGCTGTTTTACGCGCTGCTGACGGCTGCGGGGGCCATTGCGGTGATCGCCGCCCTGCGCAGCGGCCTGAAGAAGCGCATCCTGCATGAGGCCGTGACCTCGACCGCGACGATGACCGCGATGATCTTTGCCACCATCCTGGCGGCGGGCATGTTCTCGCTGGTGTTCATCGGGCTGGGCGGCGAGGAGCGGGTGGCGCATATCCTGGGCAACATGCCGGGTGGCCCGTCCGGGGCGCTGCTGTTTTGCATGCTGTTCATCTTTGTGCTGGGCTTCTTCCTCGATTTTGTCGAAATCTCGGTGATCGTGCTGCCGCTGGTCACGCCGACTCTGATCCTGATGGGGCATGACCCGGTCTGGCTTGGCATTCTGATCGCCATCAACCTGCAGACCAGTTTTCTGACCCCGCCGTTCGGCTTTTCGCTGTTCTACCTGCGCGGCGCGGCGCCGGAGGAGGTCACCACCCGCCACATCTATCAGGGGGTGGTGCCCTTCATCGGCTTGCAGGCGGTTGGGGTGCTGCTGGTCTGGCTGATCCCAGGGCTGGCGACCTGGCTGCCCGCGGCAATCTTCTGA
- a CDS encoding cyclase family protein: MTAANILDGLGAMILSGQVEVVDCSGTLGPETPILRLPEDFAKNTPKVEIHKISEYDEDGPFFAWNWMVLGEHSGTHFDAPHHWITGKDHSDGYTDTLDVQRLVAPVNVIDCSKESAENPDFLLTADLIKAWEAEHGDIGEGEWVVMRTDWDKRAGDEDAFLNADDTGPHSPGPTPDAVEYLLSKKIAGWGSQCIGTDAGQAGGMEPPYPAHNLLHRDNCFGLASLANLDKLPPKGALLIAAPLKIKRGTGSPIRALALVPRG; the protein is encoded by the coding sequence ATGACTGCAGCCAATATATTGGATGGCCTGGGCGCGATGATCCTGTCCGGACAGGTCGAAGTGGTGGACTGCTCCGGCACCCTGGGGCCTGAGACACCGATCCTGCGCCTGCCCGAGGATTTCGCCAAGAACACGCCCAAGGTCGAAATCCACAAGATCAGCGAATATGACGAGGACGGCCCGTTCTTTGCCTGGAACTGGATGGTTCTGGGGGAGCATTCCGGCACCCATTTCGACGCCCCGCACCACTGGATCACCGGCAAGGACCACAGCGACGGCTATACCGATACGCTGGATGTGCAGCGCCTGGTGGCGCCGGTCAATGTGATCGACTGCTCCAAGGAAAGCGCCGAGAACCCGGATTTCCTGCTGACCGCCGATCTGATCAAGGCATGGGAAGCAGAGCACGGAGACATCGGCGAAGGCGAATGGGTGGTGATGCGCACCGATTGGGACAAGCGCGCCGGTGACGAAGACGCCTTCCTGAACGCGGATGACACAGGCCCGCACAGCCCCGGACCGACGCCGGATGCGGTGGAATATCTGCTGTCGAAGAAAATCGCCGGCTGGGGCAGCCAGTGCATCGGCACCGATGCAGGCCAGGCCGGCGGGATGGAGCCGCCCTACCCGGCCCACAACCTGCTGCACCGGGACAACTGCTTTGGCCTGGCCTCGCTGGCCAATCTGGACAAGCTGCCGCCCAAGGGCGCGCTGCTGATTGCCGCGCCGCTGAAGATCAAGCGCGGCACCGGCAGCCCGATCCGGGCTCTGGCTCTGGTGCCGCGGGGCTGA
- a CDS encoding TRAP transporter substrate-binding protein, whose translation MQRRKFLKAGALGAAATALASPAIAQGKMQWKMVTAWPKNLPGPGVAAQMLADRITTLSGGRIEVKLFAAGELVPGRGVFDAVSEGTAELYHAVPAYWGSKSKGILLFGSQPFGLRADEQFGWLYHGGGQALYDEMYGRFGIKPFLCGNSGPQWGGWFKTEINSAEDLKGLKFRTTGLASEMASKLGMAAEATSGPAMFQGLQTGALDAGEFIGPWTDSALGYYQVAKNYYWPGVGEPSSAEECGVNASVFAELPEDLQQVVSLACESLYNPVWTEYTTKHAQALKKMVDEDGVQVKMFPEDVIAAMGAAAKEVIAELQEDEDELVRRITESFLTYRDSVGGYMTYADNGQMNARASVMGY comes from the coding sequence ATGCAAAGACGGAAGTTTCTGAAAGCCGGCGCTCTGGGCGCGGCGGCTACGGCCCTGGCCAGCCCGGCCATTGCCCAGGGCAAAATGCAGTGGAAGATGGTCACGGCCTGGCCGAAGAACCTGCCCGGACCCGGTGTCGCGGCGCAGATGCTGGCCGACCGGATCACCACGCTGTCGGGCGGCCGGATCGAGGTGAAGCTGTTTGCCGCGGGCGAGCTGGTGCCGGGCCGCGGCGTGTTCGATGCGGTGTCCGAAGGCACCGCGGAGCTGTATCACGCGGTTCCGGCCTATTGGGGCTCCAAATCGAAGGGCATCCTGCTGTTCGGCTCGCAGCCGTTCGGTCTGCGCGCGGATGAGCAGTTCGGCTGGCTGTACCACGGCGGCGGCCAGGCGCTCTATGACGAGATGTACGGCCGTTTCGGCATCAAGCCTTTCCTGTGCGGCAACTCCGGCCCGCAGTGGGGCGGCTGGTTCAAGACCGAAATCAACTCTGCCGAAGACCTGAAAGGGCTGAAGTTCCGCACCACCGGCCTGGCATCGGAAATGGCCTCGAAACTGGGCATGGCAGCGGAGGCCACCAGCGGCCCGGCGATGTTCCAGGGCCTGCAGACCGGTGCGCTTGATGCCGGCGAGTTCATCGGCCCCTGGACCGACAGCGCGCTTGGCTATTACCAGGTGGCCAAGAATTACTACTGGCCCGGCGTGGGCGAGCCGTCCTCGGCCGAGGAATGCGGCGTCAACGCCAGCGTGTTCGCGGAGCTGCCGGAGGACCTGCAGCAGGTGGTGTCGCTGGCTTGCGAAAGCCTCTACAACCCGGTCTGGACCGAATACACCACCAAACACGCGCAGGCGCTGAAGAAGATGGTGGATGAGGATGGCGTGCAGGTGAAGATGTTCCCCGAGGACGTGATCGCCGCGATGGGCGCCGCCGCCAAGGAAGTGATCGCCGAGCTGCAGGAAGACGAGGACGAACTGGTGCGCCGCATCACCGAGAGCTTCCTGACCTACCGCGACAGTGTCGGCGGCTACATGACCTATGCCGACAACGGCCAGATGAACGCTCGCGCATCGGTGATGGGCTACTGA